In the Mycolicibacterium thermoresistibile genome, one interval contains:
- a CDS encoding formylglycine-generating enzyme family protein: protein MSALTDLVEIPGGTFRMGSIRFYPEEAPVHTVTVADFAIERHPVTNAQFAEFVAATGYRTVAEQPLDPRLYPGVAAADLQPGALVFTPTRGPVDLRDWRQWWTWTPGACWRHPFGPEGPSWQDRPDHPVVQIAYPDAQAYARWAGRRLPTEREWEYAARAGADTVYPWGDEARPGGRLMANTWQGRFPYRNDGAAGWIGTSPVGAFPPNDFGLFDMIGNVWEWTTTRFSGHHRPAEADEPVRSCCTPSAPVERPDPAVSQTLKGGSHLCAPEYCHRYRASARSPQSQDSAATHIGFRCAA, encoded by the coding sequence ATGAGCGCGCTCACCGACCTCGTCGAGATCCCGGGCGGAACCTTCCGGATGGGCTCGATCCGGTTCTATCCGGAGGAGGCGCCGGTGCACACCGTCACCGTCGCCGATTTCGCGATCGAACGACATCCCGTGACCAACGCACAGTTCGCCGAGTTCGTCGCCGCCACCGGGTACCGCACGGTGGCCGAACAGCCGCTCGATCCGCGGCTGTACCCCGGCGTGGCTGCGGCCGACCTACAGCCCGGCGCACTGGTGTTCACCCCCACCCGCGGCCCGGTCGACCTGCGGGACTGGCGGCAGTGGTGGACCTGGACGCCCGGGGCGTGCTGGCGTCACCCGTTCGGGCCGGAGGGGCCGTCCTGGCAGGACCGTCCGGACCACCCGGTCGTGCAGATCGCCTATCCCGATGCGCAGGCCTACGCCCGGTGGGCCGGACGCCGGCTGCCCACCGAACGGGAATGGGAGTACGCGGCCCGCGCCGGCGCCGACACCGTCTACCCGTGGGGTGACGAGGCCCGCCCCGGCGGCCGGTTGATGGCCAACACCTGGCAGGGCCGGTTCCCGTACCGCAACGACGGCGCCGCGGGCTGGATCGGCACCTCCCCGGTCGGCGCCTTCCCGCCCAACGACTTCGGGTTGTTCGACATGATCGGCAACGTCTGGGAGTGGACCACCACCCGCTTCTCCGGCCACCACCGCCCAGCCGAGGCCGACGAGCCGGTGCGGTCCTGCTGCACGCCGTCCGCACCGGTCGAGCGCCCCGACCCGGCGGTCAGCCAGACCCTCAAAGGTGGGTCCCACCTGTGCGCGCCGGAGTACTGCCACCGCTATCGGGCGTCGGCCCGCTCACCGCAGTCCCAGGACAGCGCCGCCACCCACATCGGTTTCCGCTGTGCCGCGTGA